Within Ovis aries strain OAR_USU_Benz2616 breed Rambouillet chromosome 3, ARS-UI_Ramb_v3.0, whole genome shotgun sequence, the genomic segment CACCTTCTGCTCCTGGCATCCCCCAAATAAAGCAGCACGCCTCCCTTGGGTCTTCCGGTCTCATTTCCCTCCACTGCAAAGAGCCCACTGACAGGTCCTGTATTCATCTTCCCGGACAGAGTACAGCTTCCACAAGGATGGTCTATTTTTTTTGTTCATTGCTATATATTTGCAGTTCTTAGAATAGCTCTAATAATTCTTATAACAGCCTGGCATGTATGTGCCATGCTCAAAATATATTTACCGAATGACTAACTGAACACAGGCATGCGATTCCAGTTATAATTGCAACAGAATTTTTCTGGAAATTAATGAACTGATTCCAACGTGTGTACAGAACAGAGGTGCTCACCGTGCAGGGTACTTGGCTGTGAAGCTGCAGTAACTGAGGACAGTCCTATGGGAAcaaagttgttgtttagtggctaagtcacgtctgactgtttgcgaccccacagactgtagcccaccaggctcctctgtccatgggatttcccaggcaagtacaCTCGAGTGCtttactgggttgccatttccttcgccaggggatcttgccaacccagggactgaactcaagtctcctgcactgcaggcggattctttacagctgaaccacctaggaagcctgcaTGGGAACCCAAAGCTCCCTACGATGGGGCAAAGTCCACTCCCTCTAGCAAATGTGGGTGCATGGGAGTCTGACTGAGAATCAGGAACCAACTGGTAAAAGAAACACTTGGTAACCGTTCACCACATGGGAAAAAATATCTAAAACTGAATTCTGATTTTACAGTATTCAAAAACAAATTCCAGATGATTTAGAGaggaaatattcagaaaactccTTAACACTGTAAGAAAAAGGAGATTAGGTTATGACCTCATGGTAGGAAAAGCTTCTTAAAGACACCCCCAACTCCCCCAAATCATAAACAATAGGGTATATCAGTTTGACTtcaaaaaaagacacatatattaAAAAGGTGTATGGTGGCATACCCAAGAGACGAGTGAACTGGAGGACATCAAGGCCTCCTATAACTCACTAAGAAAAAGCTATACAGCCGAACAGAAAGCCAGACCAAGGATGCAGGCTGACTGACGACCTGCCAGAGAGGGAACCCCATGGTcaagatgcacacacacaaaaatgcccAGACTCCAGCAGTCACAGAAAAGCTCATTAACACAGGGGCATATCCTTCATTCGTCACATTAACGCACTTTCACCAGACAAAATCAAGTGTTGCCGAAGATGTGGAGACCAGCTTTTGAAATACTTCCAGTAAGACTGAAAAACCACTGTTCTCCGACAGCACAAGGCCACTCCCTGAAGCACTGTTTCTATTCAGAAAATGGTGAATAAACCAAAACATCCACTGATgggagaataaagaaataaaacgtACTGTGTTTATTCTGCAGAATACAGTGGTTAGAGAAGTAACCGGATCTGTACAGACCAGTATAGAGCCCCAAGATACACACAGGAAGTGAGAAGTCAGAATAGACCGATGCTGTGTCCGTTTGTAAAACGCCAGAATGATTCCGTTCCCTGATGATACCAGGCAGCCATGTGAAGGATGGTGGGATGTGTGGACCCAAGGTGCTGGCCGCCTCTGCGGAGAACAGGAGGGAACAGGGCAGTGATGGCTGCTGAGAGGAACTTTACTTCTATCTCAGtgtgttattaaaaaaaacaaaggaggggGTTAGCTATTACTTCTGGAGGGTGGGGAAGTGGGCACTTATTATTCATCCTTTTCTGGTTACTTTGCAGCTGTCTGTCTGCCGTGAGCTTCCTGCGTGCGAGACCACACCCTCTGTTCCAGGACCACCAGCGGCACTGGGCACACTGAGGACTGCATGATCCTGAACCTGGCGTGCGTCTACGTGTGACTTTAGCCTTAAGTGACAGACAGACTCAGCCTCACCCTCTTGTGAGCTGAGGCTCGCAGCATTCATCAACATGACTATCTATAAGCAGAACTGCATGGCATACACTTTCTCCATAGAGACGAGGACTTCAGAAGGACCCCCATCTGTTGCacagaatttcagttcagttccgtcgctcagtcctgtctgactctttgcgaccccaacagcagcagcatgccaggcttccctgtccatcaccaacttcctgagcttgctcaaactcaggtccatgaAGTCGGTGATGATAACCCAAATCCCTTTTCTCTAGCACCATCTGGTGGAAAAGAGAGGAAACCTCATCTTGAACAAATCCCCACTGTTTTGAAGCAAATCAGCAACTGTGTGCTTTCTTAAGCACCATGTTCAAACTAAATTCTTCAGCCCACAGGTTAGATATGAAAAGTCTGCTCTTTTTGTTTCTCCTGCTTTGATTCCCTCTTTAAAATTCTGTAATAGATGATGGTTCTTCCTCACTATAATGTTCTGCAACTACAAGCCACATTTATCTATTATCTCAAACCCTCCAGAGTCCACAGTTACAACAGCTGATTTCCATAGTAGATTTAGTGTCGTTTGCTTTTACGTAAACTATGACAGCAGGCTTCCTTTGAGGACTTTTTGAATATAACATACTGCCACACAAATATGGAGTGGAAATTACAAGTTCCCTCTTCCAAGCACTGGATGAAGacggaaaaagaaaaaaaaaaaaatacagtatcatACCAAGAGCCaagaaaacaagttaaaattttcagacattaaagaagaacattaaaaaaaaaagacatagtaACCCAAACCATAGTAACAGGGCTATTCATGCCTCAATTCACAATACTGAGTTCCCTCATCCATTTACAATACAGAGAGGTCTCTGAGCAGGGTGGTAAAATTACCCTGGAAAATTCCAACTGTACTTGCACCAAAGAAGTCCATTTTCGATGGTTTTCTATTAGTGTTTTCTATTAGTGTTTCACATGGCTCTGATTCCACTCGAGTTTTATAACCTGCTGTAATGGACAGCTTTTTAACTGTTTCCAAATCTGCATTAGCAGAGGATGGAAGTAAAGTCAAGAGGCACTCGCTCAGAGGCTCACATTTGTTGATTTCCATGCAGATGATTCAGATTTAGGGAGTTTTGCTCACCCCGGCCAGGTGGCCCTGcaggttcacacacacacactgggcgGTTGGTTTCCCTTTGCCTCCTTTCTCAAAGTTTAGGATGAAGACAGTCATCCCTGTGTTAGGGCTAACTGACGTGAGCTCAGACCTGCTCAGAGTCGCTGGGAACGAGCACTTGAGGTCGGTCAGAAAGTAATCCAACAGGCTTCGCATGTAGGCGCCGTGACTCACAACTAAGACACTGGCTGCTAGGCCCGGGGCACCGCTGTCCGAGTTAAATGTGGAGGCACAGTTTTTCCCTAATGGAAATATCTCTGCCAGGGAACTTTCCAGACAGCTGCTCGGGGAATCCTGGGAAAACTGTTCAttctgactggcttctttcaggaTCAGTTgacaaagaaattcaaaaaagtctTTGCCACGCATTTTCAGctgcaatgaaagaaaaaaaaaaaaaggtgaaataaagTGACATTAATGACTATCTTAAGAcataaacaggcttccctggtggctcagatggtaaagaatgtgcctgcaatgcaggagaccagggttcaatgcctgggtcaggaagattccctgaagaagggaatggcaaccaactccagtattcttgcctgaagaattctacagacagaggacctggcaggctaccatccatggggtcaaaaagagctggacacaactgacagAATAATACTTAGGATAAAAACAGAACTGATTTTTCTGCAAGCCAGTAATACCACAGAAGCAGATGAAACTCTATTTCTATTCATTCAATCAGTACTTCCACTGATACTAGTAGGTAAGTGCCCAATATATTCCTGGAACCAAGAGAGCACTTTGGGGGCAAAGGTGAGTAAGATACAATGCCTGACTCCTGACTTGAAGCAAACAGAAGGTCATGAAACAGTGTCACCTAGGAAACTGCATCCAACACTTCTGAAGTTCAACGACAGCAAGGATGAAAAGCCGTCCCTCGCTAAACTCATACAAAGTCCTTACAAGGAaactatgaaaattaaaaataggggGAGAGATGATCACCCGTAACACAACTGAGCAGCAGAAGACTCCAGGGGCTATGACGTcacctggaggggtggggcaggggaggcgTGATGGCCCTGCGCCTGAGTCTATCGGCTGCCCTCCCCCAGAGCAGCACACACCTGCTTCACTGACCCCCACCCGTCACTGCAAAGACTCCTGCTCCCCGTCCTTAACAAGACCATCTAATAACCCATTTCCTCAAATCCATGATCAGTAATGATGCCAAATTAATAAATGAGATAAGACAGGACAGGTTAAAAGGGGGGGAAAAATGGTATCGTGCAGAGTTGTTTTGTGAACCAAACAACTTGCAAATTGCTTAGCTAAAACTCAGAAAGGTCTTGCTCACACAAAGCATCAGGTTTCAGCTACTCGGATGTCAACCAGCTCGTGGACAGAGCCACTTTCCCCTGGGCTGCATACCTGGTCCAGGGTCTCTCCTCCAGGTGGTGTGAACGCTGGGCACTCCTCCCCCACTGCTTTAGCCATGGCCCTCAGCTCGCTCAGCGGCCTGCCTTCTGCAGCCCCATATTTCTGCAATGATCCAACAGACAAAAGTGCCTCAAGGGGAATTTGCAATACACAGACAATTAAGTACATGTTTGCGGCACACTTTCAGCTTACTTTACCTTATCTCCTCTGAAAAGATGCAAACCCAGATCCACGTGACTTCAGAGCTCATTAGCTGTTTAGGCTCTTAAAAATCAAGCCTTAGCAAAACGCACAAGTCACAGAGGAAACACCAATGGCCAAGAAACATGGGAAATCTACCTTCTCAGGAATCCATAGTAAGAAAGATTAAAATGACACCTTTCATAAGTCATTAAATCAGAAGACCACAGAGACCACTAACAGCCAGTGTTGACGTAGGAGGATTGGAGGCTGGGAAGAGAACTTTTCACTTTTAAACTCTTCTGTACTAAGTCCTCACAAGTATGCCTTGCTTTTATACTTTAAGATGCCTCTAGCCTACGATTTTAACGATTAAATAAGACACTATTCACAAGAGTAAGCAAGAGTAATTGCCACACAGTAGATTCTTCATGTAATAGCCAATTTCACACCCCAAGCAGGAAGGCATTTGATTTCTAGCCATGGGATAAACTGAGTTGCTGTAGTGATATTTTATGGCAGAAGAACAACATGTAAGTAAGCTATTAATACTTACCCTTTCTCGAAGTCTTGAATCATACTTTACTGTCACATCTTTGCAAAATTTGTTCTTCTCCAAAATCCCATGCACGGTCTACAAATCAGAAGACAACCATTCCTTCTCTCATAAAAATAATCATTACTGGGGACTCCCCTAGCACGCCAATGGTCAGGGCATGCTTCCATTGCAAGCAGCACTGTTCAGAcccttggctggggaactaaggttCTGCAGGACACGcaccccgcccccccaaaaaaaatcattCTGGGAGGGCTCAGGATGGCATCATAGAAGACCCTCAACTCACCTCCTCCCAAGGACAAGAAAAACCCCAAAAGGCTAATAGTAGATTTTCTAGCAGAAATCTTACAGGTCAGAGGCAGTGGTGTgacatattcaaagtgctgagAATTCCAGCTaaaaatactctacccagcaaggttgTTCAGAATTGAAGATAAAATCAAGGGTTTTCCagataaacaaaaactaaagGAGTTCATCACCACGAAATCAGCCCTACAAGAAATATATATGGGGCTTCTTTAAGCTGAAAAGAAAGGGCACTGATTATATCAAGAATACATGAAAGCAAAAATCTAATTGGAAAaggtatatatattaataaaggtTGTAGATCAATCACTTATAAAAACAGTTATTTACTgacaaatacatatatgtgtcaaatatatacacacatatataacatacacatttatcattttctccctccctgtgtcttatttctgttttgtcccAAAAAACTTTTATGAAgacttttctcctgtgttttcttataGAAGTCCCATAGCTTTAGCCTGTAGACTTGTTCTATGATTGGCTGCAGGTTAGTTTTTGTGTACTGTGTGAGGCAAGAGTCACATGTCATATTTTCCCAGATGGCTGGCCCATTGTTTCAACACCTTTTATTGAAAAGACCACCCTTTCAAACACAGAATTATCTTGGCATCTCTGTCAACAAAGTTCAACTGACCAAAAACACTTACAAAAACAACTGACCATGTAACTGTGGGTCCCTCAACTTGTGCTGGAAAGTCTTTATTTCACCTTAATTTTCGAAAGCACTTCTGAGCCGTCATTTCTTCAAAGTATCTTTTACGTTCACACTCACCCCAACTCTCTCCCCTCTTTCCCTTTTGAGACTTCAACTATATGTGATAGTGCACTGCCTGCTCCCGTCCCACAGTTCGGAGgctcttcatttttccttttccagcctTTTTCCCTTCCGCAGTTAATTTTGGAATGTTCCGTTTCCATGTCTTCACGTTCACTGGCCTCTTCTTCTACAGTGTCTAACCTACTGCTAATCCCACCCTGTGAAATTCTCGTTTCAGAGCACTGCATTTTTTATCTCTAGAAGATGGAGTTGCTTCTGCCGTCTCCTACTTCTCACCTCATGATGCTGTTCTGAGAGCAGTTTAGCCTCACCGTGAAGGGATGACACGCTCTGTGTTCAGCACAGCCTCCACTTGTGCTGTGGGAGCTCTAACACCTCCCCACTTTGTGTGGGCCCCAGGAATCAGCTGGACAACCGCACCCCAGCGACTGGTCTCCCCCAGAGCTCTGTTTTCTGCCCTCGTGTGGTTCCAGCCACAAGTGTGCAGACCAACCGTTCACCAAAGACTGAAGAGGACTTCTATACACGTGTCTAGAGTCTTCTCTGTGCATTTCTCTCTCCAGCACACCCCACAGATTTTAGTTACTTAAGCCTTCCAAATTCTAAGCTTTGTCCCCTCAACTCGGAGACCACTGACCGCTAGCTGGCTGCTTTTGCAGACGTCTGGGGATCACTTCAGTCAGAAAACCACGACAGCTGAGGGCTCATCCCCTTT encodes:
- the TIGAR gene encoding fructose-2,6-bisphosphatase TIGAR isoform X1, which encodes MTRFALTVIRHGETRLNKEKIIQGQGIDEPLSETGFKQAAAAGIFLKDVKFTHVFSSDLKRTKQTVHGILEKNKFCKDVTVKYDSRLRERKYGAAEGRPLSELRAMAKAVGEECPAFTPPGGETLDQLKMRGKDFFEFLCQLILKEASQNEQFSQDSPSSCLESSLAEIFPLGKNCASTFNSDSGAPGLAASVLVVSHGAYMRSLLDYFLTDLKCSFPATLSRSELTSVSPNTGMTVFILNFEKGGKGKPTAQCVCVNLQGHLAGVSKTP
- the TIGAR gene encoding fructose-2,6-bisphosphatase TIGAR isoform X2, with the translated sequence MSSVPHGETRLNKEKIIQGQGIDEPLSETGFKQAAAAGIFLKDVKFTHVFSSDLKRTKQTVHGILEKNKFCKDVTVKYDSRLRERKYGAAEGRPLSELRAMAKAVGEECPAFTPPGGETLDQLKMRGKDFFEFLCQLILKEASQNEQFSQDSPSSCLESSLAEIFPLGKNCASTFNSDSGAPGLAASVLVVSHGAYMRSLLDYFLTDLKCSFPATLSRSELTSVSPNTGMTVFILNFEKGGKGKPTAQCVCVNLQGHLAGVSKTP